From Virgibacillus ihumii, the proteins below share one genomic window:
- a CDS encoding GntR family transcriptional regulator, with translation MKKETKQQKVYKGLKKRIIERIYVPGQRIVIDQIAKEMDTSTIPVREAIRQLESERLVVYRQNVGPVVSEVNENDYSDTLRVLALLEGYATALSAKRFPREKLPVLKDLNQQMKEALDNIDILHFGKLNAEFHRVICEECNNQYLLESVRDTWNRLDSIRGLGSMLYSLRVKESIKEHTEIIRYFEYGGSFSEIEQHSRMHKIRTAEDFERRRLNQMETDNPVG, from the coding sequence ATGAAAAAAGAAACGAAGCAGCAAAAAGTGTATAAAGGTTTGAAAAAAAGAATTATTGAACGGATTTATGTCCCGGGGCAACGGATCGTCATCGATCAGATTGCCAAAGAAATGGACACAAGCACGATTCCAGTCCGGGAAGCAATCCGTCAGCTTGAATCGGAGCGGCTTGTGGTATACAGGCAAAATGTGGGTCCGGTTGTTTCCGAGGTGAATGAAAATGATTACTCGGATACATTACGGGTGCTCGCGTTGCTGGAAGGGTATGCGACCGCATTAAGTGCGAAAAGATTCCCGCGGGAAAAACTGCCAGTGCTGAAGGATTTAAACCAACAGATGAAGGAGGCTCTGGATAATATTGATATTCTGCATTTCGGAAAATTGAATGCTGAATTTCATCGGGTGATATGTGAAGAATGTAACAATCAGTATCTGCTGGAATCAGTCAGGGATACATGGAACAGGCTTGATTCGATCCGGGGATTGGGGTCAATGTTATACTCGCTTCGAGTGAAAGAATCCATTAAGGAGCATACAGAAATCATACGGTATTTTGAATATGGCGGATCTTTTTCCGAAATCGAACAACATTCACGCATGCACAAAATTAGAACGGCGGAGGATTTTGAACGACGTCGATTAAATCAGATGGAGACAGATAACCCTGTCGGATAA
- a CDS encoding AEC family transporter, which produces MELFFQVVLPIMAVFGSGYLLQRIRILDVKSLATTSIYIFLPALVFTSFYESNFSQGYTVIIAFALFLLVMMVVINKLLAHFFKWEESVESGAILTTAFMNGGNYGVPVMLFSLGEKALPYAVFFMVFQSLVMNVIGVYYASRGTSGVERAFKTVFKMPATYAAILAFVFQAISWEIPEPVFSTISMLGDAAIPLMMVMLGMQLASITSLKFNWQVITSSVIVRMLVSPLLAFLFIWVAEPDPLIASILVIVAAMPSAATTTMFAIEFDTEPDLVSSITLVTTLVSIVSVTVLLNLIA; this is translated from the coding sequence ATGGAATTGTTTTTTCAGGTTGTGCTGCCGATTATGGCAGTATTTGGTTCAGGTTATTTGCTGCAGCGAATTCGAATTTTGGATGTGAAGTCCCTTGCGACAACATCCATTTATATTTTTTTACCTGCACTTGTTTTTACATCATTTTATGAATCAAACTTCAGTCAGGGATATACTGTCATCATTGCGTTTGCATTATTTTTACTCGTAATGATGGTTGTAATTAATAAATTGCTTGCACACTTCTTCAAATGGGAGGAATCTGTGGAAAGTGGAGCAATCTTGACAACTGCATTCATGAACGGAGGGAATTATGGTGTACCGGTAATGCTTTTCAGTTTGGGGGAAAAGGCATTGCCTTATGCGGTGTTCTTTATGGTATTTCAATCGCTTGTCATGAATGTCATCGGTGTTTATTACGCCTCACGCGGTACGAGTGGAGTTGAGCGTGCGTTCAAAACAGTGTTCAAAATGCCTGCCACCTATGCAGCCATTTTAGCATTTGTATTTCAGGCAATCTCATGGGAAATACCGGAACCGGTTTTTTCAACCATTTCAATGCTTGGGGATGCTGCTATACCACTCATGATGGTTATGTTGGGGATGCAGCTTGCTTCAATCACATCACTGAAGTTTAATTGGCAGGTTATTACTTCATCGGTTATTGTACGCATGCTCGTTTCACCGCTGCTGGCATTTTTGTTTATTTGGGTTGCCGAGCCGGATCCATTGATTGCTTCCATCCTTGTGATTGTCGCCGCTATGCCAAGTGCCGCAACAACGACTATGTTTGCGATTGAATTTGATACAGAGCCTGATCTTGTTTCCAGCATTACGCTTGTTACAACGTTGGTTAGCATTGTATCGGTAACGGTACTCTTGAATCTGATTGCCTGA